Genomic segment of Arachis hypogaea cultivar Tifrunner chromosome 11, arahy.Tifrunner.gnm2.J5K5, whole genome shotgun sequence:
ACTAAACCTGGCATAACTGTTCGCATCCTCCGAACCAACACCTTGAAAATGACCTTATACATACAGCCCACCATACTAATTGGCCGGagatcttttatttctttttctccaacGAACTTCGGCGCTAACGCCACCCAAGTGACATTCGAATCCTCAAGTAGCATAGATGACTGGAAAAAACCCATCACAacttcagtgaactcccttccCACTTCTTCCCAACACTTCTTAATGAAATTCATATTGTACCCATCGCTGCCAGGTGCCTTAGTTGACTCACAATCCCAAATTGCATCCTTTATTTCTTCAAACGACGGCATCAACTCTAACTCTGCTGCCTCTACCTCACTTAACTGTTTTACCAGCCCACCCCAGAATCCTATATCAGGCGATGTCTTCTGATGGTGCAAGTCCTTATAGAAGTCTCGTATAGAAACCTTAATCCTATCTTGATTCCTTACTAACCTTCCGTTTATAAGTAAGGTGTTAATTTGATTGTTCCTTCTTCGAGCTAAAGCTAAATTGTGAAAGTACCGAGTGTTTTTGTCCATCTCCTTTGCATGCCTAGACTgtgacatctgcttccaatgtagCTCCTTTCTAATATACCATTTCTTACAAGAACTCACAAGCGCATTTCTTCTTGCTTCTATGGTCCCATCATACATGCTGTTACTCACCAAATCGTCTATTTTCTTGATCTCTTCCTCAAATTGTCTGATCCCCAAATCCATGTTTCCAGAATTCTCCATATGCCATCTGTCCAGTGGAATCGTCAAAGCCTTTAACTTGTCCATAAATTATACCTCACCTAAACTCCTCCATCCCTCTTTTACCATTCTTAAGAATCCCTCGTGAGTAAACTAGGAATCCAGGCTTCGAAAAGGTCTCGGCCCCCTCTTCCCCTTGTGACATCCAGAATAAGTGGACAATGGTCTGACAGACCTCTAAGCCCTTTTCTTTGCCTAGTTTCAGGAAACTCCTCTACCCACTCTACACTGACTAGAATCCTATCAATGCGACTGCACGACTGACCCCTGAACCATGTGAACATACGATTAGTTAATGCTAGGTCCACTAACTCCATATCCTGAATCCATGATTTAAATTCTACTGCAGACACTGGCAAGGAAGTAGCTCCTTTCCTTTCCTCCACTTGAGTAACCTCGTTGAAATCCCCAAAATAACAAACCGGTACTTGACATAACCTAGATAAGAAACTTAACTCTTCCCACACCATAAGCTTTTCTTCCCTTGTGTGCGCACCATATATCAGACAGAAAGCACaacagaaattattttttaacagcACACCATCCATACACAAGTATCTATCTCCTTTATAGCAGTTGTTCATCTTAAAAACCGTTTCATCCCACATCAACAGCAGCCCCCCGGACGCACCTTCCGTCCCTACAAACTCCCAGCTAACTGCATCATTTTTCTAAAGTtgcacaacatcaaacttagtcaACACCGCTTTCTTTGTCTCTATCAAGTCTAGCATATTCAGCTTAAAATTTCTCCTAAAGTTCTTCATCATACTCAATTTTCCAACTCCCGCCAACCCCCTAACATtccatgaactaaaaatcattttAACGCATTTATACACacctttttttcgattttttgggTGACTTCTTCTAGCCTTCTCCTTCTGCTTAGCTTGTTTTTTCTTCTGTGCTAGTGCCTCATTCTGTGCTTGAAGGATCGCCATAATGTCATCCTCCTCATTGTACAACACTGCTCTACACTCCACTGCGAGTTCCCAAGCCTCCCTATTTTCTTACATATCCTTTTCCCACTTATTTTCTGATGTTTCAGA
This window contains:
- the LOC112721660 gene encoding uncharacterized protein, which translates into the protein MDKLKALTIPLDRWHMENSGNMDLGIRQFEEEIKKIDDLVSNSMYDGTIEARRNALVSSCKKWYIRKELHWKQMSQSRHAKEMDKNTRYFHNLALARRRNNQINTLLINGRLVRNQDRIKVSIRDFYKDLHHQKTSPDIGFWGGLVKQLSEVEAAELELMPSFEEIKDAIWDCESTKAPGSDGYNMNFIKKCWEEVGREFTEVVMGVGSEDANSYARFSRRDSECFCEGQENT